In Nicotiana tabacum cultivar K326 chromosome 17, ASM71507v2, whole genome shotgun sequence, one DNA window encodes the following:
- the LOC107810241 gene encoding phospholipase A1-II 1-like, protein MFQSKKKPIEKMQSPIFSFCFLLLLFNLEKMQSADLDMGNIAERWRFLSGNNSWEGLLDPLDNDLRRYIIHYGGMAQATRDAFNTNKISKYAGSCRYSKKNLLSQVGIEMSNPFKYEVTKYIYATSSVQVPEALIIKSLSREAWSKESNWVGFVAVATDEGEVALGRRDIVISWRGSVQTMEWFNDFDFIQVSAPEIFGHQKSIPKVHHGWYSVYTSNDSRSPFSKASARNQVLGEVQRLVEQYKNEEITITVTGHSMGAAVATLNAVDMVFNGFNKGFPVTAFLFASPRVGDENLKKTFSKLENLRTLRVRNAPDIVPNYPLLGYSDVGVQLDIDTTKSTYLKSPGDESSWHNMDCYLHGVAGTQGSKGGFKLQVQHDISVVNKYLGALKDEYGVPASWWVEKNKGMVQQQDGSWILMDHEDDDL, encoded by the exons ATGTTCCAGAGTAAGAAAAAACCAATAGAGAAGATGCAAAGTCctattttctccttttgttttcttcttctccttttcaaTTTAGAGAAGATGCAAAGTGCAGACCTGGATATGGGCAATATAGCAGAAAGATGGAGGTTTCTTAGTGGGAATAACAGTTGGGAAGGCTTATTAGATCCATTAGACAATGATCTTCGCCGATACATCATTCACTATGGAGGAATGGCACAAGCAACTCGAGACGCCTTTAACACCAACAAAATATCAAAGTATGCAGGAAGTTGCAGATACTCAAAAAAGAACCTCTTATCTCAAGTTGGGATTGAGATGTCCAATCCTTTCAAATATGAGGTGACCAAATATATTTACGCGACATCATCTGTCCAAGTTCCAGAAGCATTGATCATAAAATCTTTGTCAAGGGAAGCTTGGAGCAAGGAGTCAAATTGGGTTGGTTTTGTTGCTGTTGCTACTGATGAAGGGGAAGTCGCATTAGGAAGGAGGGATATAGTAATTTCTTGGAGAGGAAGTGTACAGACTATGGAATGGTTTAACGATTTTGATTTTATTCAAGTCTCTGCCCCTGAAATCTTTGGTCATCAAAAATCTATTCCTAAAGTTCATCACGGTTGGTATTCCGTTTATACTTCTAATGATTCACGATCACCATTCAGTAAGGCTAGTGCAAGAAACCAG GTGCTCGGTGAAGTTCAAAGATTGGTAGAGCAATACAAGAATGAGGAAATTACCATAACAGTAACAGGGCATAGCATGGGAGCAGCAGTCGCGACATTAAATGCAGTGGATATGGTTTTCAATGGATTTAACAAGGGCTTTCCAGTAACTGCATTTCTATTTGCAAGTCCTAGGGTGGGagatgaaaatttgaagaaaacattCTCCAAACTCGAAAATCTTCGAACTCTAAGAGTCCGAAATGCCCCAGATATAGTTCCAAACTACCCATTGCTTGGTTACTCTGATGTTGGTGTTCAATTAGACATTGATACTACGAAGTCGACCTATCTAAAAAGTCCAGGAGATGAGAGCAGTTGGCATAATATGGACTGTTACTTGCACGGAGTGGCTGGAACGCAAGGATCAAAAGGAGGATTTAAGCTACAAGTGCAACACGATATTTCTGTTGTTAACAAGTATTTAGGCGCGTTAAAAGATGAATATGGTGTACCAGCATCGTGGTGGGTTGAGAAGAACAAAGGGATGGTTCAACAGCAAGATGGATCTTGGATTCTAATGGATCATGAAGATGATGATCTTTAG